From the Ruania alkalisoli genome, one window contains:
- a CDS encoding 2-dehydro-3-deoxy-6-phosphogalactonate aldolase, whose protein sequence is MTGLIAILRGLEPTNAAEVGSVLYESGFRTLEVPLNSPEPLRSIEILRESLPQDARVGAGTVLTTAQVTSVKEAGGQLVVSPNTNPEVIAATVAAGLASYPGVATVSEAFTAIDTGAGALKLFPAQQVGLAGMRAWLAVLPAVELIPVGGVGAEQMAEWVGAGATGFGIGSSLFAPGVGLNELRTRARELTQAWDAAITGHERSSTG, encoded by the coding sequence ATGACCGGTCTGATCGCCATCTTGCGCGGACTCGAGCCCACCAACGCGGCCGAGGTGGGATCCGTGCTCTACGAGTCGGGCTTCCGCACGCTTGAGGTGCCGCTGAACTCTCCGGAGCCGCTGCGCAGCATCGAGATCCTGCGAGAGTCGCTTCCGCAGGACGCGCGCGTGGGGGCCGGCACCGTTCTCACGACGGCGCAGGTCACCTCCGTGAAGGAGGCCGGCGGTCAGCTCGTGGTATCCCCGAACACCAACCCCGAGGTGATCGCCGCGACCGTGGCTGCGGGGCTGGCGAGCTATCCAGGGGTGGCGACCGTCTCGGAGGCGTTCACAGCGATCGACACGGGAGCCGGGGCACTGAAGCTGTTCCCGGCCCAGCAGGTGGGCCTGGCCGGAATGCGCGCCTGGCTGGCGGTCCTGCCTGCGGTCGAGCTCATCCCGGTCGGTGGCGTCGGAGCCGAGCAGATGGCGGAGTGGGTGGGGGCCGGAGCCACCGGGTTCGGGATCGGAAGCTCCTTGTTCGCCCCGGGCGTCGGACTGAATGAGCTGCGCACCCGGGCGCGGGAACTGACACAGGCGTGGGACGCCGCCATCACGGGGCACGAACGGTCAAGCACGGGCTGA
- a CDS encoding deoxyribonuclease IV, giving the protein MAVLGAHVDQADLIGEAQARGAQLAQIFIGDPQAWKGHAVGYLDGPAALKQAAEDAGITLVVHAPYVINVATTNNRIRIPSRKMLQKQVSLAAEIGAIGVVVHGGHVLASDDEAAGFDNWRKCIDQLDAEVPIFIENTAGGNKAMARGVEKLERLWASVLEADGGDQVGFCLDTCHAYAGGEELAGLVERVTAVTGRIDLVHANDSRDAFDSGADRHANLGQGSLPGDELVELVRQAGAPVVVETPGGVAEHAADLAWLRERLG; this is encoded by the coding sequence ATGGCAGTACTCGGAGCTCATGTGGACCAGGCGGACCTGATCGGCGAGGCACAGGCGCGGGGAGCGCAGCTTGCGCAGATCTTCATCGGGGACCCGCAAGCCTGGAAGGGGCACGCCGTCGGATACCTGGACGGTCCGGCCGCGCTGAAACAAGCCGCCGAGGACGCTGGGATCACGCTCGTGGTGCACGCCCCGTATGTGATCAACGTGGCCACCACGAACAACCGGATCCGTATCCCGAGCCGGAAGATGCTGCAGAAGCAGGTGAGCCTTGCTGCTGAGATCGGCGCCATCGGGGTGGTGGTGCACGGTGGGCACGTTCTCGCCTCCGATGATGAGGCGGCCGGCTTCGACAACTGGCGTAAGTGCATCGACCAGCTGGACGCAGAGGTGCCGATCTTCATTGAGAACACCGCCGGCGGGAACAAGGCGATGGCTCGCGGGGTGGAGAAGCTGGAGCGCCTGTGGGCTTCGGTGCTGGAGGCTGACGGCGGCGACCAGGTGGGATTCTGCCTGGACACCTGCCATGCCTACGCAGGCGGGGAAGAACTCGCCGGGCTCGTCGAGCGGGTCACGGCGGTCACCGGTCGGATCGATCTGGTGCACGCCAACGACAGCCGGGATGCATTCGACTCCGGGGCCGACCGGCACGCCAACCTCGGTCAAGGGTCGCTGCCAGGAGATGAACTCGTCGAGCTCGTCCGCCAAGCCGGAGCACCGGTCGTGGTGGAGACGCCGGGTGGCGTGGCCGAGCACGCTGCCGACCTCGCCTGGTTGCGTGAACGCCTCGGCTGA
- a CDS encoding ArsR/SmtB family transcription factor, whose product MTATRTIVCCTEVGPALAGRDVERIATVFKALGDPTRVKLLSLIAASDAGELCVCDLTEPVGLSQPTVSHHMKVLVDAGLVQREQRGRWAYYRPSTEVLVSATRELIGTQP is encoded by the coding sequence ATGACCGCCACCCGGACCATCGTGTGCTGCACCGAGGTCGGCCCAGCTCTGGCTGGACGCGACGTGGAACGGATTGCCACCGTGTTCAAAGCACTCGGCGACCCCACCCGGGTGAAGCTGCTCTCGCTGATCGCTGCCAGCGATGCGGGGGAACTGTGTGTGTGCGACCTGACCGAACCCGTCGGACTGTCCCAGCCGACTGTCTCCCACCACATGAAGGTGCTCGTCGACGCCGGTCTCGTGCAGCGGGAGCAGCGGGGCCGGTGGGCGTACTACCGGCCGTCCACGGAGGTGCTCGTGTCGGCGACCCGCGAACTCATCGGTACCCAGCCCTAA
- a CDS encoding PPOX class F420-dependent oxidoreductase produces the protein MPRRVRHRDDEYFALTTFRRDGTPVSTPIWLAPADGRLYGYTPSRSWKVRRIARDPRVEFAEATFHGVPTGAWRRGEARVMSGAELRVAKRAMTAKYGNRFRWFTIVTLLGRPRRRGGRAVGLEVTVDREGLSRAT, from the coding sequence ATGCCACGTCGCGTCCGCCATCGAGACGATGAGTACTTCGCGCTGACCACGTTCCGGCGAGATGGGACGCCAGTGTCCACTCCGATCTGGCTCGCCCCCGCGGACGGGCGACTGTACGGGTATACGCCGAGTCGTTCGTGGAAGGTGCGGCGGATTGCCCGGGACCCGCGGGTCGAGTTCGCGGAGGCGACGTTCCACGGCGTGCCGACCGGCGCCTGGCGACGCGGGGAGGCTCGGGTGATGTCCGGTGCAGAGCTGCGGGTGGCGAAGCGGGCGATGACGGCCAAGTACGGCAACCGATTTCGATGGTTCACGATCGTGACGCTGCTGGGCCGGCCGCGCCGGCGCGGTGGTCGTGCGGTCGGACTTGAGGTGACTGTGGACCGGGAAGGACTCTCGCGCGCGACGTAG
- a CDS encoding ABC transporter substrate-binding protein, translating to MRTPTRTRAGIGIATLGVAALTLAACSPGSSADPDSEDSEGTTTVTFRLWDEAAATAYEESFDAFTAENPEITVDVETVPWANYWDRLPQDIGSGTMADIFWTNTSNFGIYADNGNLINVSEELGENDGLVSSAVELYTRDEAVWGVPQLTDSIALFYNADLLEEAGIDPATLRWDPSGENDTFLPAALDLTVDSSGATAAEDGFDPDSIEQYAFNAQNDLQAIYIDFLGSNGAQYQDGDQYAFNSPAGVESFEYLVDLINTHHVSPSAAETNQNGDLARDLFVQGRMALFQSGQYSLPHMADAEFEWGLAPMLEGPEGRVSVVHSVAAVGNADSENMDATLEVLRWLGTPEGQEPLGANGAAFPAATGAQESFISYWEEQGVDTSEFIAAAEGQTIAAPLGPRANAGANAIAPYFEEMFAGRLPVEEALQQAQDAANEAIAE from the coding sequence ATGAGGACCCCCACACGGACCCGGGCCGGGATCGGCATCGCGACGCTCGGCGTCGCCGCACTCACGCTGGCGGCTTGCTCGCCCGGCAGTTCAGCAGACCCCGACAGCGAGGACTCGGAAGGCACGACGACGGTCACCTTCCGGTTGTGGGACGAAGCCGCGGCCACTGCGTACGAGGAGTCGTTCGACGCTTTCACGGCCGAGAACCCGGAGATCACGGTCGACGTCGAGACCGTCCCATGGGCCAACTACTGGGACCGCCTGCCGCAGGACATCGGCTCCGGCACGATGGCTGACATCTTCTGGACGAACACCTCGAACTTCGGCATCTACGCCGACAACGGCAACCTCATCAACGTCAGCGAGGAGCTGGGCGAGAACGATGGCCTGGTGAGCTCCGCCGTCGAGCTCTACACCCGGGACGAGGCAGTCTGGGGCGTTCCCCAGCTGACCGACTCGATCGCGCTGTTCTACAACGCCGACCTGCTGGAGGAGGCCGGTATCGACCCGGCCACGTTGCGCTGGGACCCCAGCGGTGAGAACGACACGTTCCTTCCAGCAGCCCTGGACCTGACGGTCGACTCCAGCGGCGCGACCGCCGCCGAGGACGGCTTCGACCCGGACAGCATCGAGCAGTACGCCTTCAACGCCCAGAACGATCTGCAGGCGATCTACATCGACTTCCTCGGCTCCAACGGCGCCCAGTACCAGGACGGCGACCAGTACGCCTTCAACAGCCCCGCCGGCGTCGAGTCGTTCGAGTACCTGGTGGACCTGATCAACACCCACCACGTCTCCCCGTCAGCGGCCGAGACGAACCAGAACGGCGATCTCGCCCGCGATCTGTTCGTCCAGGGGCGGATGGCACTGTTCCAGTCAGGGCAGTACTCGTTGCCGCACATGGCCGATGCCGAGTTCGAGTGGGGGCTGGCACCGATGCTGGAGGGCCCGGAAGGTCGGGTCAGCGTGGTGCACAGCGTCGCCGCGGTCGGCAACGCTGACAGTGAGAACATGGACGCCACCCTGGAGGTGCTCCGCTGGCTCGGCACCCCTGAGGGTCAGGAACCGCTCGGTGCCAATGGCGCGGCATTCCCGGCCGCGACCGGTGCGCAGGAGTCCTTCATCAGCTACTGGGAAGAGCAGGGCGTGGACACCTCGGAGTTCATCGCCGCCGCTGAAGGTCAGACGATCGCCGCTCCCCTGGGCCCGCGGGCCAACGCCGGCGCGAACGCGATCGCCCCGTACTTCGAGGAGATGTTCGCTGGGCGGCTGCCGGTGGAGGAGGCGCTGCAGCAGGCGCAGGATGCCGCGAACGAGGCCATCGCCGAGTAG
- a CDS encoding LLM class F420-dependent oxidoreductase, with the protein MQLRIFTEPQQGATYDDQLAVAKATEDLGFDAFFRSDHYLAMGTDGLPGPTDSWVTLAGLARETSRIRLGTLVSSATFRLPGVLAIQVAQVDAMSGGRVELGLGTGWYAQEHAAYGIPFPDKRFGILEEQLAVVTGLWSTPTGETFSYSGEHYQLSDSPALPKPSQSPVPIVIGGQGKKRTPALAATYASDFNLGFAPLDQIAAGFDRVRQACRAIERDPAEITYSAALVACVGADEAEFQRRAAAIGREPAELREHGVAGTVAEVTDRLAWLADQGVQRTYLQILDLSDLDHLDLIAREVAPQL; encoded by the coding sequence ATGCAGCTGCGCATCTTCACCGAACCCCAGCAAGGCGCCACCTACGACGATCAGCTCGCGGTCGCGAAAGCCACAGAAGACCTCGGCTTCGACGCGTTCTTCCGCTCCGACCACTACCTGGCGATGGGCACGGACGGGCTGCCCGGCCCCACGGACTCCTGGGTGACCCTTGCCGGCCTGGCACGGGAGACCTCGCGGATCCGGCTCGGCACCCTGGTCTCCTCAGCGACATTCCGCCTCCCAGGGGTGCTGGCCATCCAGGTGGCGCAGGTGGACGCGATGTCCGGCGGGCGGGTGGAACTGGGCCTGGGCACTGGTTGGTACGCCCAGGAGCACGCGGCCTACGGCATCCCGTTCCCGGACAAGAGGTTCGGGATCCTCGAGGAGCAACTGGCCGTCGTCACCGGACTGTGGAGCACCCCCACCGGCGAGACATTCTCGTACTCGGGCGAGCACTACCAGCTCAGCGACTCACCCGCGCTGCCCAAGCCGTCACAATCGCCGGTACCGATCGTGATCGGCGGCCAGGGCAAGAAGCGCACCCCCGCGCTCGCCGCCACCTACGCCAGCGACTTCAACCTCGGTTTCGCGCCGCTCGACCAGATCGCCGCCGGCTTCGATCGGGTGCGGCAGGCGTGCCGGGCGATCGAGCGCGACCCCGCCGAGATCACCTACTCGGCCGCGCTGGTCGCCTGCGTGGGCGCGGACGAGGCGGAGTTTCAACGGCGCGCGGCCGCGATCGGCCGGGAACCGGCTGAGCTGCGTGAGCACGGGGTGGCAGGAACTGTCGCCGAGGTCACCGATCGGCTGGCCTGGCTCGCCGACCAGGGCGTGCAGCGCACCTACCTGCAGATCCTTGACCTCTCAGATCTGGATCACCTGGACCTGATCGCCCGTGAGGTGGCGCCGCAGCTCTGA
- a CDS encoding NAD(P)-binding domain-containing protein gives MNPVVIIGAGPQGLAAAAHLMERGMEPLVLEAGRQPAAAVDEWGHVRLFSPWPELIDGASRRLLEGTGWSAPDQGYPTGAQWVSEYLEPLAAALGDRVRYSARVVGVGRKGRDLSVDSGREDQPFTVHIETPNGEERVEARAVIDASGTWSTPNPAGADGLPAVGERDAATGGILTYRIPEADSRYAGRHTVVIGNGHSAATTIANLARVARRDPTTRITWVLRRGQVGDTFGGGQADELPERGALGQRAKRAVESGLVQLATGFRTERIDLVDGSVIVSAEDGRRLDRADHVVVLTGFRPDHTFLSEVRLDLDVRLQAPPRVATEVDPNIHSCGSVAATGAADLAHPEPEFYIVGAKSYGRAPTFLTLTGFEQVRSVVAQLAGDEEAAQRVELELPDTGVCGGAGLFDEPEQGGGCCTPAAQPITLEPAPAGR, from the coding sequence ATGAACCCCGTCGTCATCATCGGAGCCGGCCCGCAGGGCCTGGCCGCCGCAGCCCACCTCATGGAGCGAGGCATGGAACCGCTGGTGCTGGAAGCCGGGCGCCAGCCCGCTGCAGCGGTGGACGAGTGGGGTCATGTGCGGTTGTTCTCGCCCTGGCCGGAGCTGATCGACGGCGCCAGCCGGCGGCTGCTGGAGGGGACTGGATGGAGCGCACCGGATCAGGGTTATCCCACCGGCGCCCAGTGGGTCTCGGAGTACCTGGAGCCGCTGGCGGCCGCCCTCGGCGATCGGGTCCGATACTCGGCCCGTGTGGTCGGTGTCGGACGCAAGGGCCGCGACCTCTCGGTGGACTCCGGGCGCGAGGATCAGCCCTTCACCGTGCACATCGAAACGCCGAACGGAGAGGAGCGCGTCGAGGCGCGCGCAGTGATCGACGCTTCCGGAACGTGGTCGACCCCGAACCCCGCCGGTGCCGACGGACTGCCGGCGGTGGGAGAACGCGACGCGGCCACCGGCGGAATACTCACCTACCGCATCCCCGAGGCGGATTCCCGCTACGCCGGCCGGCACACCGTCGTGATCGGCAACGGCCACTCCGCCGCGACGACGATCGCGAACCTCGCCCGCGTGGCTCGGCGAGACCCCACCACGCGCATCACCTGGGTGCTGCGCCGGGGACAGGTGGGCGACACGTTCGGCGGCGGCCAGGCGGACGAACTGCCGGAACGTGGAGCCCTGGGTCAGCGAGCCAAGCGGGCGGTCGAGTCCGGTCTGGTGCAGCTCGCCACCGGCTTCCGCACCGAGCGGATCGACCTGGTCGACGGTTCGGTGATCGTCAGCGCCGAGGACGGCCGCCGGCTGGATCGCGCCGACCACGTGGTGGTGCTCACCGGTTTCCGGCCCGACCACACGTTCTTGTCCGAGGTGCGCCTCGACCTCGATGTCCGGTTGCAGGCTCCGCCGCGCGTAGCCACCGAGGTGGATCCGAACATCCACTCCTGCGGATCCGTGGCCGCGACCGGCGCGGCCGACCTGGCTCACCCGGAACCAGAGTTCTACATCGTCGGCGCGAAGTCCTACGGCCGGGCCCCCACATTCCTCACCCTCACCGGGTTCGAGCAGGTGCGCAGTGTCGTCGCCCAGCTGGCGGGCGACGAGGAGGCGGCACAACGGGTGGAGCTGGAGCTGCCCGATACGGGAGTCTGTGGCGGAGCGGGCTTGTTCGACGAGCCTGAGCAGGGCGGCGGGTGCTGCACTCCTGCCGCGCAGCCGATCACGCTGGAACCGGCTCCCGCGGGTCGCTGA
- a CDS encoding nuclear transport factor 2 family protein produces the protein MTQPQDRADHDGAVAETIRSLYLALGDRAAFDAHLAEDITIWESDAPDLIDGVSGLDALRDERAGRASAADSAAPAWVAPEDIRVDRWAEAAVARFVLRAHYPDREDETFRVTDVLTPVGGRWKIVHHHAERYPHS, from the coding sequence ATGACTCAGCCGCAGGACCGCGCCGATCACGACGGCGCAGTCGCCGAGACCATCCGATCGCTGTACCTGGCCTTGGGGGACAGGGCTGCCTTCGATGCCCACCTTGCCGAGGACATCACCATCTGGGAGTCCGACGCCCCGGACCTGATCGATGGCGTGAGCGGGTTGGACGCGCTGCGCGACGAACGCGCCGGGCGGGCCAGCGCCGCCGACAGTGCGGCACCGGCGTGGGTGGCCCCGGAGGACATCCGGGTGGACCGCTGGGCCGAGGCGGCAGTGGCCCGGTTCGTGTTGCGAGCGCACTATCCCGATCGGGAGGACGAGACGTTCCGGGTCACCGACGTACTCACCCCAGTCGGGGGCCGGTGGAAGATCGTGCACCACCACGCCGAGCGCTACCCCCACTCCTGA
- a CDS encoding DUF885 domain-containing protein: protein MNTRHEAVRAIADDYVRARAADDPEAAAALGQTPELVIGDLSPDGFARRHATDVEALRRLTALGAEAPETAEDPLAAALTERLRSDIALDEVGFTRRLLAPLATPVHQVRQAFDDLPRSSDADWQRVALHLEHVPTAYAQFRETLTAQAAAGNIVAARQVRTVAEQCRRWVDQGYYPGVVAGYDSGGATAARLASGAERAVEATSSFAQYLETELAPAAPVTDAVGRDTYTCTSQAFLGASVDLDELYDFGWELIDELRGRARALATEIVGTPDVAAAVAALDADPDGRVAVGDELQGWLQGRIDETMAAIDGVLVDVPSRTRPVEAMLTTAASGVMYYTAPDAQLTRPGRVWWTVPEGTESVATWHEVSTVHHEGVPGHHLQHAVTYALDDLHPWQRLLCHVHGYAEGWAHYAEELAGELGLLRTPGEELGMVFARLWRACRIVIDIGLHLELPIPADAPGLPAGAREWTPQLGAQMLHEVAQVDPVTAGFEVDRYLGWPGQALAFAVGARLWRQTRQSVQARTAGTFDLREFHTAALRLGPMGLDPLRTALTRTFTEERP, encoded by the coding sequence ATGAACACGCGCCACGAGGCGGTGCGCGCCATCGCCGACGACTACGTGCGCGCCCGCGCCGCCGACGATCCCGAGGCGGCGGCCGCCCTCGGCCAGACGCCGGAACTTGTGATCGGCGATCTGTCACCGGACGGCTTCGCCCGGCGGCACGCTACCGACGTCGAGGCGTTGCGCCGGCTGACCGCGCTGGGCGCCGAAGCGCCCGAGACCGCGGAGGACCCGCTGGCCGCAGCGCTGACTGAACGCCTGCGCAGCGACATCGCCCTGGACGAGGTGGGCTTCACCCGCCGGCTCCTCGCACCACTGGCCACCCCGGTGCACCAGGTACGGCAGGCCTTCGACGACCTGCCCCGCTCCAGCGACGCCGACTGGCAGCGGGTAGCGCTCCACCTCGAGCACGTCCCGACGGCGTACGCCCAGTTCCGTGAGACCCTCACCGCCCAGGCCGCCGCGGGGAACATCGTGGCAGCACGACAGGTGCGCACCGTGGCCGAGCAGTGCCGCCGCTGGGTGGACCAGGGGTACTACCCCGGTGTGGTGGCCGGCTATGACAGCGGGGGCGCCACGGCGGCTCGGCTCGCCAGCGGAGCCGAGCGGGCTGTGGAGGCCACGTCGTCGTTCGCCCAGTACCTCGAGACCGAGCTGGCGCCTGCTGCCCCGGTGACGGACGCCGTCGGGCGGGACACCTACACGTGCACCAGCCAGGCGTTCCTCGGCGCGAGTGTGGACCTCGATGAGCTCTACGACTTCGGGTGGGAGCTGATCGACGAGCTGCGCGGGCGGGCCCGCGCCCTGGCCACTGAGATCGTCGGCACGCCAGACGTGGCGGCGGCGGTGGCAGCGCTCGATGCCGACCCGGATGGCCGGGTCGCCGTCGGGGACGAGCTGCAGGGCTGGTTGCAGGGCCGCATCGACGAGACCATGGCGGCGATCGACGGGGTGCTGGTGGACGTGCCCTCCCGCACCCGCCCGGTGGAGGCGATGCTCACCACCGCGGCGTCCGGGGTGATGTACTACACCGCGCCGGATGCGCAGCTGACCCGGCCCGGGCGCGTCTGGTGGACGGTACCCGAGGGGACCGAGAGCGTCGCCACCTGGCACGAGGTCAGCACCGTGCACCACGAGGGCGTGCCCGGCCACCACCTGCAGCACGCCGTCACCTACGCCTTGGACGACCTGCACCCGTGGCAGCGGCTGCTGTGCCACGTGCACGGGTACGCCGAGGGCTGGGCGCACTACGCCGAGGAGCTCGCGGGTGAGCTCGGACTCCTGCGCACCCCGGGGGAGGAACTCGGCATGGTGTTCGCCCGGCTGTGGCGCGCCTGCCGGATCGTGATCGACATCGGCCTGCACCTGGAGCTGCCGATCCCGGCCGACGCCCCCGGTCTGCCGGCGGGTGCACGGGAGTGGACCCCGCAGCTCGGTGCCCAGATGTTGCACGAGGTGGCCCAGGTGGATCCGGTGACGGCCGGGTTCGAGGTGGACCGCTATCTCGGCTGGCCCGGTCAGGCGCTCGCGTTCGCTGTGGGGGCGCGCCTGTGGCGGCAGACCCGGCAGAGCGTGCAGGCACGCACGGCGGGCACCTTCGATCTGCGCGAGTTCCACACCGCTGCGCTGCGGCTGGGCCCGATGGGGCTGGACCCGTTGCGCACGGCCCTGACCCGAACCTTCACCGAGGAGCGACCATGA
- a CDS encoding MFS transporter, whose amino-acid sequence MHTAPDRLFHRDMVLLLVATVGALANYALMLPVAPLWAAEGGASEALVGTITGAMMATTVLTQLAMGWIFRIATLRQMIVVGSLLLGVATPAYLASTAVAPLVLISGVRGVGFALVVVAGAALAAELAPAGKLATATGVYGVAAGLPNVVALPAGVWLAQTWGFAPMFITASVLAVLAVPLAFAISGGRSHAGSGSGSGHLPMRTWAKFLAPTAVFAATAVALGGAMTFVPIAVPDPGTATVALFALSALMVLGRLLAGRIGDRVRAGRLLLPAAVISAIGMLGVALTTGAEAGALTVVAAAVFGFGFGAVQNDSLVTVMTRAGRNGLGTASTVWNIAYDGGVGVGAVLLGLVVAASSYTWGFAVLAVAIAAFAPVAFRLRGASADSPGGAAGVIDGDR is encoded by the coding sequence GTGCACACCGCGCCGGACCGCCTCTTCCACCGTGACATGGTGCTGCTGCTGGTTGCCACGGTCGGCGCGCTTGCGAATTACGCACTGATGCTTCCGGTGGCGCCGTTGTGGGCGGCCGAGGGCGGTGCGAGCGAGGCGCTGGTGGGCACGATCACCGGCGCGATGATGGCCACCACGGTGCTCACCCAGCTCGCGATGGGGTGGATCTTCCGGATCGCCACGCTGAGGCAGATGATCGTGGTGGGATCGCTGCTGCTCGGCGTGGCCACACCCGCCTACCTCGCATCGACGGCCGTAGCCCCACTGGTGCTGATCTCCGGTGTGCGTGGAGTGGGGTTCGCCCTCGTGGTAGTGGCCGGGGCGGCCCTCGCCGCCGAGCTCGCACCGGCAGGCAAGCTCGCGACGGCGACCGGTGTGTACGGCGTCGCGGCTGGGCTCCCGAACGTGGTCGCCCTGCCGGCCGGTGTGTGGCTCGCGCAGACGTGGGGTTTCGCGCCGATGTTCATCACTGCCAGCGTGCTGGCGGTGCTCGCGGTCCCACTGGCGTTCGCGATCTCCGGCGGGCGCTCCCACGCCGGGTCCGGCAGTGGCAGCGGGCACCTGCCGATGCGCACCTGGGCGAAGTTCCTGGCTCCGACCGCAGTTTTCGCGGCCACGGCTGTCGCGCTCGGTGGCGCGATGACCTTCGTACCGATCGCAGTGCCGGACCCGGGTACGGCCACCGTCGCGCTGTTCGCGCTGTCGGCGCTGATGGTGCTCGGGCGGCTGCTGGCCGGTCGGATCGGGGACCGGGTACGTGCCGGCCGGCTGCTCCTGCCGGCCGCGGTGATCAGCGCCATCGGGATGCTCGGGGTGGCGCTGACCACCGGGGCAGAGGCCGGTGCGCTGACGGTCGTGGCCGCTGCCGTCTTCGGGTTCGGTTTCGGGGCGGTGCAGAACGACTCGCTGGTCACGGTGATGACCCGGGCCGGGCGAAACGGCCTGGGGACGGCGAGCACGGTGTGGAACATCGCCTACGACGGTGGTGTCGGCGTGGGTGCGGTGCTGCTCGGTCTGGTGGTGGCGGCGTCGAGCTACACGTGGGGATTCGCGGTGCTGGCGGTGGCAATCGCGGCGTTCGCGCCGGTGGCGTTCCGGCTGCGAGGCGCCTCGGCGGACTCACCCGGTGGGGCTGCAGGCGTGATCGACGGCGATCGCTGA
- a CDS encoding 2-dehydro-3-deoxygalactonokinase, with protein MEPALLTVDWGTTSVRLTAVAADGTVLGSTHSHEGILTVGQEPSAYTLTLDRLAGSWAATRPAVIACGMVGSAKGWREAPYLPTPVDLLDGAPLTEVAGPWGPVHLVPGVCTHGGVMRGEETQLLGLVLAGHRDGVVALPGTHTKWALLTDGSLTGFHTAMTGELFALLTTHGTLAQVVGSQAPEAPDWPAFEMGVHHGLAGAGLGAAALAFGVRARALLEQVPPERVREELSGVLIGSEIAGALHWLGDQPETVSVVASAGLTDRYRRALTLAGVRAEPAPEDVTSSALVHLARQAGLIEGAH; from the coding sequence GTGGAACCTGCACTGCTCACCGTCGACTGGGGCACCACCTCGGTCCGCCTCACCGCCGTCGCCGCGGACGGCACCGTCCTCGGTTCGACGCACAGCCACGAGGGCATCCTCACGGTCGGGCAGGAGCCCAGCGCGTACACCCTCACGCTCGACCGCCTCGCCGGGAGCTGGGCCGCCACCCGACCTGCTGTGATCGCGTGCGGCATGGTCGGCAGCGCGAAGGGATGGCGCGAGGCCCCCTACCTTCCGACCCCGGTGGACCTGCTCGACGGCGCACCCCTGACGGAGGTGGCTGGACCCTGGGGTCCGGTGCACCTGGTGCCCGGCGTGTGCACCCACGGTGGTGTGATGCGCGGGGAGGAGACGCAGCTGCTGGGCCTGGTGCTGGCCGGTCACCGTGACGGTGTGGTCGCACTGCCGGGCACTCACACCAAGTGGGCCCTGCTCACCGACGGCAGCCTCACCGGCTTCCACACGGCCATGACCGGTGAGCTCTTCGCCCTGCTGACCACCCACGGCACGCTCGCGCAGGTCGTCGGTTCGCAGGCGCCGGAGGCGCCGGACTGGCCCGCCTTTGAGATGGGCGTGCACCACGGTTTGGCCGGGGCGGGTCTCGGTGCCGCGGCCCTGGCCTTTGGTGTCCGCGCTCGCGCCCTGCTGGAGCAGGTGCCACCGGAGCGGGTGCGTGAGGAGTTGTCCGGAGTGCTCATCGGCAGCGAGATAGCGGGTGCGCTGCATTGGCTTGGCGACCAGCCGGAGACGGTGTCCGTCGTGGCTTCAGCCGGGCTCACCGACCGCTACCGGCGTGCCCTGACCCTGGCCGGTGTGCGGGCTGAGCCTGCCCCGGAGGACGTCACCTCCTCCGCGCTGGTTCACCTGGCTCGACAGGCCGGGCTGATCGAAGGAGCTCACTGA